GCTGTCAGGTAGCCTTCTAGCCAGAAAAGCAATAAGCAAGCTGAGACAGGACAGAAAGCTCAAGTACCCAAGAACAAAATAGAAAGCAAGGGTGGACCCCTCATTACACCAGAGGATGATTTGCCCCAACTCTGACTGCATGTCAACATCAGGAAAAGGAGGATATGTCCCCAGCCAGACTGCACAGATACAAACTTGAATNATGGAACCACAGCAGACTATAGCATATGAAAGTCGGACCACCATCCCCATTTGTAATCTGCTTCCTGGTTTGATGGCATTGAAGGCCACAACCACAATGAAGGTTTTTGCTAAGATAGCAGAAATGGCAACAGAAAATACAACCCCAAAAATCATTTGTCTCAAGACACAAGTGACTGTTCTAGGTTGACCAATGAATATTAATGAGCAAAAGAAACAGAGCATTAGAGAAACTAGGAGGAGATAACTGAGATTTCTGTTATTTGCTCTGACAATGGGTGTGTCCCGATAGTGGATAAATAATCCTAAAATCATAGCTGAAAATACAGATAAACTAATGGCCACAGACACCAAAACAGCTCCTAGAGTATCTTCATGGGATAAATATGTTGTAATTTTAGGGAGACAGTAATTCTTCTGCTTATTTGGATATTGATCTTCAGGACACTTGATACATTGATCCATATCTGAAAGGGAGGCAGATTGGTTTAATACATTCCTCTGGTGAGACCATTTGGGATGTATATCTTAAGTGGAACCATTGTAGAATTCTGAAGGAAATGTCCCTCATTATAATCACTGAATCATAATATTAAAAACCAATAGACAACTTAGTGATGTTtctttcatgagaaaaaaaatatatagtagaaTCCCTAAAATATTCAGAAAGTGAGTGGGCTTGAACAATATGAAAGAGttagaaatatagaaatgaaatgaGGGGAAAACAGacaatatgaaaattatatttattacttatgaaaggaagagaaaatacacTTTGAAgcatttagtttttttctttgattttgtacattttcttcattaaaaatcttttttatgttcatagcagcttcattaATTTTTTCTATGTTTATTGTATTTTGATCAAATGGACCACAAATTTCTTTGCCCtgtacttcttcctctctcctcccttccaacAATTGTTCCTCCCAACTTTAAGTGCTCTTAGATTGTTTACCCCACCATGTTCACTTAATGCTGCATGTGTCCATATGGATATAGGACAATCTACCATAGCATGGGCAGCGAATCAGGACCAAAtatctgaagaaaactgactctttcaCTCCAGCAGTCATCATGTGCAAAGAGCTCTTTGCTAGGGTTGGGTCAATATTAGCTTGTGCCCTTCAATCCTGGGATATCTTCTGGCTTGCTCTGTTGCTAGTCTGGTGCATGcttctgtgagtttatgtgcTCAAGTACCCTGTCGTGTCTGACAAATTCTGCTTCACTACAGATgtcctctctctggctcttacaaccatTCTACCTTGTAGTCCACAATGATCACTGAAGCTCTTATTTCTGGGAGCTCTTAGTTATTATTGTGGAAGGCCTTGCTAACATTTACTGATACCTATGTTTAGGAACAGTGGTattgggctgggcagtggtggtacattcctttaatcccagcactttgaaggcagaggcagccatatttctgagttctgggccagcctggtctacaaagtgagttccaggacagtcagatctataaagagaaaccctgtctcaaaataaataaataaataaataaataaataaataaataaataaataaataaatggaacaatgtaacagtgttttcttttgtttctttgattttgattttaccaAATGATGTatcattattttagaaataatgcTTTAGGCAGTACATTTTAGAGGTGAATATATCTTATTCTTATGATAAAAAGTGATTGGATAAATTCCATAAAACACTTAAGTGAATTCTGATTAGAAGTTTATTGATAGAAAAGTAATTTTCAACTTAATTTTTGATGTACNtttattatatacatttatgttatTTGAGTTTTCTGTAGTTAGTAAATTTCTTCCTCTagattccttttaaaaaaaaaagatacaggtaGAGATAATTCTTTGAATATTTAAGATGAATGCAGTGGAATTGAAAGACTTATTCACTAAGCTTAGATGTCATTCACTCTGAAGGACACTTGCATGGGACCCGTCTTTAATTAGGAATACAATTACAGCAAGTCACAGTAATACACACCTAGAATTCTAATACTCGGGTGACAGAAACAGGATtaacagcttggtctacataacaCATTTCCAGACAGACAGAATTTCATATCCaggcattgtctcaaaaaaaaaaaaaNNNNNNNNNNNNNNNNNNNNNNNNNNNNNNNNNNNNNNNNNNNNNNNNNNNNNNNNNNNNNNNNNNNNNNNNNNNNNNNNNNNNNNNNNNNNNNNNNNNNNNNNNNNNNNNNNNNNNNNNNNNNNNNNNNNNNNNNNNNNNNNNNNNNNNNNNNNNNNNNNNNNNNNNNNNNNNNNNNNNNNNNNNNNNNNNNNNNNNNNNNNNNNNNNNNNNNNNNNNNNNNNNNNNNNNNNNNNNNNNNNNNNNNNNNNNNNNNNNNNNNNNNNNNNNNNNNNNNNNNNNNNNNNNNNNNNNNNNNNNNNNNNNNNNNNNNNNNNNNNNNNNNNNNNNNNNNNNNNNNNNNNNNNNNNNNNNNNNNNNNNNNNNNNNNNNNNNNNNNNNNNNNNNNNNNNNNNNNNNNNNNNNNNNNNNNNNNNNNNNNNNNNNNNNNNNNNNNNNNNNNNNNNNNNNNNNNNNNNNNNNNNNNNNNNNNNNNNNNNNNNNNNNNNNNNNNNNNNNNNNNNNNNNNNNNNNNNNNNNNNNNNNNNNNNNNNNNNNNNNNNNNNNNNNNNNNNNNNNNNNNNNNNNNNNNNNNNNNNNNNNNNNNNNNNNNNNNNNNNNNNNNNNNNNNNNNNNNNNNNNNNNNNNNNNaaagaaggaaagcagaaaatcTTTACATATTTGACTATGAGATTCTTTGTCAAAAAGTTTTCAAAGAATATCAGTAAAGTACTGTTTAATCTATACTCTTAATTTCTCTTCCAAAAGGTGAGTTAAAATAGTTTTACCAGTGGCATACACATGTTGTTTTGAGGAATAGTGGATTCTTCATGATTATTATCCAAAGAAAAATTCTTGCTAGCCCTGGAGGCCCCAGGCTGGTgtgaaatgaacacagaaaatccTCAGAAGTGGACATTCAGGACAGAGGAGGAATGATCCTGATGTAATTCCTTCACCACATGCAGCACACAGGAGAGTGATCCCTGTACCTCTCCTCGTCAGCACAATTGAGCTGACCCTGGAGGTTGGCAGCACATGTAATCCAGCCCCAAAAACATCAGCATGGCAGAGCTGGTGAACCACTTGACTGCTATGCAGTGACatgggtgagggagagatggCCTCTTCATTGTTTCTTGTTACCTACAANTGGTAGGAGTGCAGGCCCCAAGGTCAACAGAGCAGGAGAATTGTCCATACCCCTAACCTGCTTCAGTATTCAGGAGACTAGGTCCTGAATATTGCCTGGTCANCACAGTGGAGTTAGCCCTGGGTATGGGGgttgcaggtgagccagcccaAAGAGCATGAATATGGGAGATCCAGTGCTGCCTCTTATCTGCTGGATGGTGGTACTAAACAAGTAGAGATTCTCTCCTACCCTCCCTTGACTCTTGCCATCTAGGGCAGACAGAAGAGCTGACTTTGGGATTGTGAGAATGGGAGAAGTGGCCATATCCCTCTCTAGCTGAAGCACTTAGAAGAACAGTCCCTGAACTTCACCTAAGTATCAGGATATAGATGGCTCTGGTATCAAGGTTTGTTTGTGAACTGGACCTGAGAGCAAAGAGATAGGAAAGTATTTATGATCTAGtcctttgaattggcccacccccaCACATCACTCACAGCCCTGCACGTCACTCACAGCCCTGCACATCACTCACAGCCCTGCACATCACTAATCCTCTGAGATCCCTCAGTGCTTAGTTGTACAGTGACTTCATGGCAGTTTACTGTACCAGAGAATTCATAATGAGAGCTCCCATAAGATTCAAAGTAATTCCACAGGAACAGTATTAACTATACCTATTGTTTAGGATTTGCAGGGACTGCTAACCGTTTGAGGTATACAGNGACTTGACCTTTGACCAATATTCATAGTTTAGGGTATGCAGGGAGCAATAACTTTAACCATTGCTATTGCTACAGCAGTAACATAACNATTGGTGAAAAGCAGGagtacaaacaaaagaaattgaaCTCAATGAAGATGTACAGAAGACAAAATAAGGACAAATGCAGGAGCACATTCTGGTGGTCTTAGTTACCCAGGAAACTAAGCCTACAGGCCTGCTGGAACCCAAAGGTTTGAGACCAATCTGGACAAGCCAACCTACCAACCAATAAAGAAACAATCAACAGTAACAAAAAtgacttggtcttttttttttttttttttttgcttgtttttgaagatagggtttctctatcttcagccttggctgttctggatctcactctgtagaccagtctaggCATGAAATTAGAGATTCACCCATTGAGGTCTGGTACTAAAAACCTGTGAAACCTCCATCCAGAGGAAACTTGTTTTAAAGTATTGGGAGTTATGTATATAACTGTAACTGTGTCTTCGGGCTTTGTGTTACTCACCCCTGCCCCATTGTGAATCATTCCCCCATCCATAATCATTTCTAGAAATTTCCACATTCAGAACAAGTTCCAAAAATTTCCACACTCAGAATCATTTTATGAATACCTGTTTCATTTGCAATCTCTCCATCTGCACATGGCAGACAATCAAAGCAACAAAATGGTTTCCCTTCAACAGGTGTTTTCCTATATCCAAGTGGACAACTTTGACTGCAAACAGAAAAAGGAATCTGTACAGGAGAcatgggaggagggaaggcagtCAATACTTGACATTCAAAATTATCATCCAGATGGTAGATTTCAGTAGGACTTCTATGTACTTTTAACAACCAAGAACTACCATGCTTTTAGAGAGTGCGAAGCCAAAGTATCtgtctatatttctttctttctctctctctctctccttctttctctctctctttctttctctctttctttctttctctctctctctctctctctttctttctttctttctttctttctttctttctttctttctttctttctcactttccctCTTTTGAAcacttgctttttatttcattcagcacttatttttattattttatatactatattttattatatttaaaacaatttttaagcaATATAGTTTGATCAtaccctttccctcccccaagtCTGCCcagatcctctcctcctccctacctattttgatttgtttctcaaagaacaaatcaAACTCCTAAGAAAACAATAATCActcaaaatgtagaaaatgaagaagtccaacaacagcaaaaggaaaaccaagcaaaaccccacaaaactctaaaaagtatttgtttcgaggccagcctggtctacagagtgagttccaggacagccagacctactTAGAACCCtgtctctggagaaaaaaaaaaggatttgtatAAATATTGTTAATTCCCTTATTGTGCAACCAAACTAATCCTCAACACAAGACTTTTCTTGaagtggttgatatacccagtatCTTCAACTGGAGAAAATTTATTGGGACTGTTAAAGAACATAATGTTCACCACTACTATTTATAACATCTTTTTATCACATCATTGAGATATTCAGGGTGAACACCTCCAAAAATAAGGGGATGAATGTGCATATAGGTTTAAAATTCAAATCCAGaaatatctgtccaggatattTAATTATACTGTGAACTCAGAGACtatgttatttactgaaaatagcTCTTATAATTTTGGTATGGCTCAACCCTTAGCATACCTTTTATCTCaaacaaagaagataaaattagTTGATAGAAGGAAGCATGCATGTTTGAAACTGACATCTAATTAATTTGACAGACaatgtgatgaatcagagaaagatttgacagagtgtGTCATATAGGATATACACAACTCTCATAAGAATAGACAGAAAAGACATAACATGCTGGGATCCAACACCAGCTCTCAGGTACTGAGGTAGGACCCAGTGATGGATGAAAGCCAAAAGCTAATGAACAATTAATTTGCTCTTACTTTTCTGGGACCCAGAAGCTGATGAATTCCTGTGATCTaactctctcttgctattctgtgACCAGAAGCTTTTGGTTTGGGGCTATTACCTCTTTTTGCTCTTCCTCAGTCAAAAGCTGCTTACTTCTGACAACCCTGTTCTCTGAGGAATTCCACTCTGAGAACAGCACATGGTGCTGAATGCAAAGACACTTACCTCCTTGTCATATTTACCCCAAGTTATGAGTTTTTCATCTAGTGAAAAATGCTGAACAGTGTGAGATTCAAAGACAAACTCGCCAACCTTCACTTGAGATTTGGTACTGCTTGGCAGAGACTGGTAATTAAAGATGTCAAACTTGGTTGGGGAAACCTCCTTGTTCCCAACATTCTCCTCATTGGTGCTTCTCCCAAAATGGCCCTTTTGTAAGAATGGATGGAGCTAAAAGTAAAAAGTAATGTTCAGAACTTATACTATAAGTCACTGAGATGTAAATAAACCTGGTTACTTTaactgtcctttctttctctaactGTATGTTCCTGtggcttttgttattgttttgtataTCAAATATTTGTCATAGGGCTAATCCATACCAGTACTAAgcttatatcacacacacacacacacaaacattcatatTAAACTCAACAAATACTGGAGATAACAAAAGTTTTTAACCAAATGGACATTACAGGAGTAATATAGCAGAACTCCTTCAAGGGATACTAATTAGCAAACAAAAATTCAAGATATCATTATTTCCATAATAATATATAACCAACCCCTATGAGCAGGGAACTCCTACGACTAATGAAAACTTTCATAGATGTGCCTGGACATaagattatctttaaaaaaaatcaaacccttcctatatacaaatgacaaactgagaaaaaaaataggaaaacaaaactctTAATAGTAGTCACAATCAGTACCAACTATTTAGGGGTAACCAAATGAATCAAGCAAAATGCTTGTATGATAAAACTTTAAGTCTTGga
The nucleotide sequence above comes from Mus caroli unplaced genomic scaffold, CAROLI_EIJ_v1.1 scaffold_16839_1, whole genome shotgun sequence. Encoded proteins:
- the LOC110288140 gene encoding vomeronasal type-2 receptor 26-like, which gives rise to LHPFLQKGHFGRSTNEENVGNKEVSPTKFDIFNYQSLPSSTKSQVKVGEFVFESHTVQHFSLDEKLITWGKYDKEIPFSVCSQSCPLGYRKTPVEGKPFCCFDCLPCADGEIANETDMDQCIKCPEDQYPNKQKNYCLPKITTYLSHEDTLGAVLVSVAISLSVFSAMILGLFIHYRDTPIVRANNRNLSYLLLVSLMLCFFCSLIFIGQPRTVTCVLRQMIFGVVFSVAISAILAKTFIVVVAFNAIKPGSRLQMGMVVRLSYAIVCCGSXIQVCICAVWLGTYPPFPDVDMQSELGQIILWCNEGSTLAFYFVLGYLSFLSCLSLLIAFLARRLPDSFNEAKTITFSMLVFCTVWISFVPTYLSSKGKTMVAVEIVSILVSSSILLLCIFLPKCYVILLRSGDHSRKKFFK